Proteins encoded within one genomic window of Fragaria vesca subsp. vesca linkage group LG1, FraVesHawaii_1.0, whole genome shotgun sequence:
- the LOC101291573 gene encoding uncharacterized protein LOC101291573: protein MDPPNPNPSSMRVLIRPPPSSTATSPSPQPIPIPSSSSDPPSTDGVVVVGFIGRSADDSAQLINRILDSNVFGSGNRAKTLGVEKQEELRDWFKWRGISYFHDEQKGILFLQFCSSLCSAVDSGLSDSGSGFDSAFEEHDSGDLQGMLFMFYVCHVIIYVLEGSRFDTQLLKKFRVLQAGKHALAPLVRPRNMQPTPSKPYSSSSRPTTSAASSKNSSPGRGGSMLTRNASSISVMSGLGSYTSLFPGQCTPVTLFVFVDDFYDVPNPSSNVEDLVDTSSLNQPSSLGTSARPSLPVKGSGSVVVLARPVSKSEGSFRKKLQSSLEAQIRFLIKKCRTLSGSETSHAGSRNGGAASSAPLFSLDASRAVLLLDRCTNQRGESLEFATGLVEDVLNGKATSDSLLLESHGQNANKEDLISVKEFICRQSDILRGRGGVVANSNSGSAAGVGMAAVAAAVAAASAASAAASTTSTKTFNAPELPTLQIWLSSTQQILHGLLSAKGGCIDETEISKRKPRTRNTIPQPVEGVSSKSMDPLDLAVSWLESGNKMNSRFSTMWCERTLPTAKEVYLKDLPACYPTLQHEAHLEKALLAFHLMVKGHAVQHFAKKLEDECTSIWKSGRQLCDAVSLTGKPCMHQRHNVDTSEPLLAATVKQHSSGYVFLHACSCGRSRKLRSDPFDFESANITFSCFPDCDKLLPTLQLPEVSSSGPIQSSSWSLIRIGGARYYEPCKGLLQSGFCSTQKFLLKWSISMEIQKNAIDLTAKAVDHRSVRSGTNFKLDSKADVQFHSKELQSRGESHRKPAEDIVFDDNKISFGKGLPNFTMRKPFSEVVAGTVAADSGFPPIQLRKKSSSTLDKSDKQIRSRDQSAEQTSDQGTEKFRDDLHVQETASGINSTDGDPYLRIGTNVVPMNLNGVERSRPDPSFQHVTVYVGFEHECPHGHRFLLNPENLNELGSSYQLPEESQVKSDQIRADSSRLSRNGFQGKAHRNSNRSTATGSNRERNVNKSKDIVTNGILNSDGMIQLSGPGKEQNQTISVSRVPSFSKHDEGSFQSINIDDGGCAFSILNRNLPIYMNCPHCRLSKNKQDPPNAKFSGTVSQLQRIFMVTPPFPVILATCPVIKFENSVNGGGAKPSVCLWEAFVSNSENESHHVYLHQSQNAIRSCSSASDAK, encoded by the exons ATGGACCCGCCCAACCCGAACCCGTCATCTATGCGGGTCCTCATCCGCCCACCCCCTTCTTCCACAGCCACTTCACCTTCTCCCCAACCCATTCCGATTCCCTCCTCCTCCTCAGACCCTCCCTCTACCGACGGCGTCGTTGTCGTGGGCTTCATTGGCCGGAGCGCCGACGACTCGGCCCAGCTCATCAATCGGATCCTGGACTCCAACGTTTTCGGGTCGGGCAACCGGGCCAAAACCCTCGGCGTCGAGAAACAGGAGGAGCTCCGGGACTGGTTCAAGTGGCGGGGAATCAGTTATTTCCATGACGAGCAGAAAGGGATTCTGTTCTTGCAGTTCTGCTCCTCACTGTGCTCCGCCGTGGATTCCGGGTTATCGGATTCCGGGTCGGGTTTTGACTCCGCGTTCGAAGAACACGACTCTGGTGACCTCCAGGGGATGCTTTTCATGTTCTAT GTGTGCCATGTAATTATATATGTTCTGGAGGGTTCACGGTTTGATACTCAACTGCTGAAAAAGTTTCGAGTGTTGCAAGCTGGTAAGCATGCTTTGGCACCATTAGTTAGACCCCGAAACATGCAGCCAACACCATCGAAGCCCTATTCGTCGTCCTCACGCCCTACCACGTCGGCAGCTTCTTCTAAGAATTCGTCTCCAGGTAGAGGTGGTAGCATGTTGACTCGCAATGCTTCTTCCATTTCAGTAATGTCAGGTTTAGGTTCGTACACTTCTTTGTTTCCGGGACAGTGTACCCCAGTCACACTGTTTGTTTTCGTTGATGATTTCTATGATGTGCCAAATCCGAGCTCTAATGTGGAGGACTTGGTCGATACATCCTCACTAAATCAACCTTCTAGTTTGGGCACTTCAGCAAGGCCAAGTTTACCTGTTAAAGGTTCTGGTTCAGTGGTTGTGCTAGCTCGCCCTGTGAGTAAATCTGAGGGTAGCTTTAGGAAGAAGTTGCAGTCTTCCCTAGAAGCACAAATTCGTTTCTTAATTAAGAAGTGTAGAACTCTCTCGGGTTCTGAAACTAGTCATGCTGGGTCTAGAAATGGTGGTGCTGCAAGTTCTGCGCCTCTGTTTTCACTCGATGCATCGAGGGCCGTTCTGTTGTTAGATAGGTGTACAAATCAGAGAGGTGAGTCGCTTGAGTTTGCTACTGGCCTCGTGGAAGATGTTTTGAATGGGAAGGCAACCTCGGATTCTCTTTTGCTTGAAAGTCATGGTCAGAATGCAAATAAAGAGGATCTAATATCAGTGAAGGAGTTCATTTGCAGGCAATCAGATATTCTAAGAGGGAGGGGTGGAGTTGTAGCAAATTCCAATAGTGGTTCAGCTGCTGGTGTAGGTATGGCTGCTGTTGCTGCAGCCGTTGCTGCTGCGTCAGCTGCATCAGCTGCTGCATCAACTACGTCTACAAAGACATTTAATGCTCCCGAACTTCCAACTCTCCAAATATGGTTATCTTCCACTCAACAAATTCTTCATGGGCTTCTTTCAGCAAAAGGTGGCTGCATAGATGAAACTGAAATTAGTAAAAGAAAACCTCGTACAAGGAACACTATTCCACAGCCAGTTGAAGGAGTTTCTTCAAAAAGTATGGATCCCCTAGATCTAGCAGTATCTTGGTTGGAAAGTGGTAATAAAATGAACTCAAGATTTTCGACTATGTGGTGTGAAAGGACCCTTCCAACTGCCAAAGAGGTTTATCTGAAAGACTTGCCTGCTTGTTACCCAACTTTGCAACATGAAGCTCATCTAGAGAAGGCTTTGCTTGCTTTCCACTTGATGGTAAAAGGACATGCGGTGCAGCATTTTGCCAAAAAGTTGGAGGATGAGTGCACCTCCATCTGGAAATCTGGAAGGCAATTGTGTGATGCTGTTAGTTTGACTGGAAAACCATGCATGCACCAGAGACATAATGTTGATACTAGTGAGCCACTCTTAGCAGCTACTGTGAAGCAACATTCCAGTGGATATGTTTTCCTTCATGCCTGTTCTTGTGGCCGTTCACGGAAGCTACGATCTGATCCTTTTGACTTTGAATCCGCAAACATTACTTTTAGTTGCTTTCCAGACTGTGACAAGCTCCTCCCTACACTTCAATTACCTGAAGTAAGTAGTTCAGGGCCTATTCAATCTTCCTCATGGAGTTTGATTCGCATTGGGGGTGCAAGGTACTATGAACCTTGTAAAGGCTTGCTTCAAAGCGGGTTCTGTTCCACTCAGAAGTTCCTTTTGAAATGGTCAATATCAATGGAGATACAGAAAAACGCAATTGATTTAACTGCCAAAGCAGTGGATCATCGTTCTGTTAGGTCAGGTACTAACTTTAAGCTTGACTCTAAAGCAGATGTGCAGTTTCATTCGAAGGAGTTACAATCCAGAGGTGAAAGCCATAGAAAACCCGCAGAGGACATAGTGTTTGATGATAATAAAATCAGTTTTGGTAAAGGCCTACCCAACTTTACTATGAGAAAACCATTTTCTGAGGTTGTTGCTGGAACAGTAGCTGCAGATTCAGGATTTCCTCCAATCCAGCTGAGGAAAAAATCATCATCCACTTTAGATAAGAGTGACAAGCAAATCAGGTCAAGGGATCAAAGTGCAGAGCAGACTAGTGATCAAGGAACTGAAAAATTTAGAGATGATTTGCATGTTCAAGAAACAGCGAGTGGGATCAATAGCACAGATGGTGATCCTTATTTACGAATAGGTACTAATGTGGTCCCTATGAACCTCAATGGCGTTGAAAGGTCCAGACCGGACCCTTCTTTTCAGCATGTAACAGTGTATGTTGGGTTTGAGCATGAGTGCCCCCATGGCCATCGTTTTCTATTAAATCCAGAGAATCTTAATGAGCTTGGGTCTTCATATCAGTTGCCTGAAGAATCTCAAGTGAAATCAGACCAGATTCGGGCAGATTCTTCAAGACTAAGCAGGAATGGTTTCCAGGGTAAAGCCCATCGAAATTCTAATAGGAGCACTGCTACCGGTTCAAATAGGGAGAGAAATGTAAATAAGTCAAAAGATATAGTAACTAATGGTATCCTGAATTCAGATGGGATGATACAGTTGTCAGGACCAGGAAAGGAGCAGAATCAAACTATTAGTGTATCAAGAGTTCCTAGTTTTTCCAAACACGATGAAGGAAGCTTTCAGTCCATTAATATTGATGATGGCGGATGTGCTTTCTCCATATTGAATAGAAATTTACCAATCTATATGAATTGCCCACACTGCAGACTCTCTAAGAATAAGCAGGATCCTCCGAATGCGAAGTTTTCAGGGACAGTATCACAGCTTCAAAGGATTTTTATG GTTACACCTCCATTTCCAGTCATATTAGCCACTTGCCCAGTGATAAAATTTGAG AATAGCGTGAATGGTGGTGGTGCTAAGCCTTCTGTATGCCTCTGGGAGGCTTTTGTCTCAAATAGTGAGAATGAATC GCATCATGTCTACCTCCATCAGTCCCAGAACGCGATCAGAAGTTGCAGTTCAGCCTCGGATGCCAAGTGA
- the LOC101292162 gene encoding transcription factor FER-LIKE IRON DEFICIENCY-INDUCED TRANSCRIPTION FACTOR-like, which produces MKLFPEDLSNVNNDFELQDFIDDANFDQFIDLIRGENEDPAAAHFDCDLLSGSCFVDNQCVQITPDSGFFGFGHNTTGISDAAPFLTTLPHFDGEMNNIGREEENDADSCGTTTTTTTNTTGTTTKKPKVDRSRTLVSERKRRGRMKEKLYALRSLVPNITKMDKASIVGDAVAYVQDLQKHAKKLEVEITGLEESIEGSGGKQVRSSMQNSTKNKFVADNYHLTPKGIIQIDVSQVEEKGFYVKVGCNKGVGVATSLYKAIESLTSFNVLSSNLNTINSGRFEITLILDVKESQQEIINLPNLKLWVTGAFLNQGFELATCL; this is translated from the exons ATGAAACTCTTCCCTGAGGATCTAAGCAACGTGAA TAACGACTTTGAGTTACAAGACTTCATAGACGATGCAAACTTCGACCAGTTCATCGATCTTATTCGCGGCGAAAATGAGGATCCAGCAGCAGCTCATTTTGATTGCGACCTTCTCAGTGGCTCGTGCTTTGTTGATAACCAGTGCGTTCAAATTACTCCGGATAGCGGTTTCTTTGGTTTTGGTCATAATACTACTGGCATATCCGATGCGGCTCCTTTTCTTACTACATTACCACATTTCGATGGAGAAATGAACAATATTGGTAGAGAAGAAGAAAATGACGCAGACTCGTGTGGAACAACGACAACAACCACCACAAATACCACAGGCACGACAACAAAGAAGCCAAAAGTTGATCGGTCGAGAACCTTGGTTTCGGAGAGGAAGAGAAGAGGAAGGATGAAAGAAAAGCTCTATGCATTGCGGTCCTTAGTTCCTAATATCACTAAG ATGGATAAGGCATCCATTGTTGGAGATGCAGTAGCGTATGTACAAGATCTCCAAAAACACGCTAAGAAGCTAGAAGTTGAGATTACAGGCCTTGAAGAGTCCATAGAAGGATCCGGGGGAAAGCAAGTACGGTCGTCAATGCAAAATTCAACCAAGAATAAATTTGTTGCAGATAATTATCATTTAACTCCCAAGGGAATCATTCAG ATAGATGTGTCCCAAGTAGAGGAGAAAGGCTTTTACGTGAAAGTGGGATGCAACAAAGGAGTAGGCGTGGCCACATCACTTTACAAGGCTATTGAATCCCTTACGAGCTTCAATGTTCTGAGTTCCAACTTGAACACGATTAATTCTGGGAGATTCGAAATAACACTCATTCTAGAT GTAAAAGAAAGCCAGCAGGAGATCATCAACTTACCAAACTTGAAACTTTGGGTGACTGGAGCTTTTTTGAACCAAGGTTTTGAACTAGCTACATGCCTTTGA
- the LOC101291869 gene encoding transcription factor FER-LIKE IRON DEFICIENCY-INDUCED TRANSCRIPTION FACTOR-like encodes MCAYGNQDLGGHSIINDFELQDFIDDENFDQFINLIRGENEDPAAQFDIDLITGSCFNNQLLGPITDPVGLFGFDHNTAVLCDPTPLLTTLPSSGKELNDIQEEDNDEEDSCGTTTTTTTTNTTTTTTKKPKVDRSRTLVSERRRRGRMKDKLYALRSLVPNITKMDKASIIGDAVMYVQDLQKQAKKLKGEISGLQASLEGSRDIQGSTQNPTKNILVADNYRLQTKEIVQIDVSQVEEKGFHVKVGCNRGVGVAAALYRAIESLTSFNVQSSNLNMVNSKIFEITLILNVKECEQEIMNLPNLKFWVTGAFLNQGFELATGF; translated from the exons ATGTGTGCATATGGAAACCAAGATCTTGGAGGTCACAGTATCATTAATGATTTTGAGTTGCAAGACTTCATAGATGATGAAAACTTCGACCAGTTCATCAATCTTATTCGTGGAGAAAATGAAGATCCAGCAGCTCAATTTGATATCGACCTTATCACCGGGTCATGCTTTAATAACCAGCTGCTTGGTCCAATTACTGATCCGGTCGGTTTGTTTGGTTTTGATCATAATACTGCAGTCCTATGCGATCCAACTCCTCTTCTTACTACATTACCGAGTTCTGGGAAAGAATTGAACGACATTCAAGAAGAAGATAATGATGAGGAGGACTCGTGTGGGACGACGACAACAACGACCACCACAAACACCACAACTACGACGACTAAGAAGCCAAAGGTTGATCGGTCGAGAACCTTGGTTTCAGAAAGGAGGAGGAGAGGGAGGATGAAGGATAAACTGTATGCATTGAGATCCTTGGTTCCTAACATCACTAAG ATGGATAAGGCGTCCATTATTGGAGATGCTGTAATGTATGTGCAAGACCTGCAAAAGCAAGCTAAGAAGCTGAAAGGTGAAATTTCTGGGCTTCAAGCATCCTTGGAAGGATCAAGGGATATTCAAGGATCAACCCAAAATCCAACCAAGAATATATTAGTTGCAGACAATTACCGTTTACAGACCAAGGAAATCGTTCAG ATAGATGTGTCTCAAGTAGAGGAGAAAGGCTTTCATGTGAAAGTGGGATGCAACAGAGGAGTAGGGGTGGCCGCAGCACTTTACAGAGCTATAGAATCCCTTACAAGCTTCAATGTTCAGAGTTCAAACTTGAACATGGTTAATTCCAAGATATTCGAAATAACACTCATTTTGAAC GTAAAAGAGTGCGAGCAGGAGATCATGAACTTACCAAATTTGAAATTTTGGGTGACTGGGGCTTTTCTGAACCAGGGTTTTGAATTAGCCACAGGCTTTTGA